The Gordonia mangrovi genome includes the window CGGGTCGCGATGCCCAGGTCATCGTGCTGACCTGCAGCCCCGACCGATATCGGGGTGTCGACGACGCCGAGATCGTCGCCGTCTGAGGACCGGCGGCAGATTCGACGCGCCGCGGCGGTTTTGGGATCACCGTGACGGGTGCGCTACGCTAACCCTCGCCCGATGAGCCCCCGTAGCTCAGGGGATAGAGCGTCTGCCTCCGGAGCAGAAGGCCATAGGTTCGAATCCTATCGGGGGCACAGTGACATCCCGGCCACCCGGCCGACACGCCAAAGACCTCACCTCTCGCCACCGACCTTCCGCACGACGAAGGTCGGTGCCGACAGGTGAGGTTTCTGCATTTGGCAGGAGGCGATTATCCCCACGAGGACGTGGGCCAATAGGATGGTCTCCTGTGACTCCCGCCGACCTCGCTGCGCTGCTGCGCACGGTGACCATGACCGTCGTCCGCGACCATGGGCTCGATGACACCGTGGTGCCCGAAACCGTCGTCGTCGAGCGTCCGCGCCATGCCGACCACGGCGACTATGCGACCAACATCGCCCTGCGGATCGGCAAGAAGCTGGGAGTGGCGCCGCGTGATCTCGCCGACTGGCTCGCCGACGCGTTCGCGGCCACCGACGGCATCGCGAAGGCCGAGGTCGCCGGACCGGGCTTCGTCAACATCTGGCTGGCCGCGGCCGCGCAGAACTCGGTGGTCGCCACCGTGCTGGAGCGCGCTGCCGACTATGGGCGAGGTGACGACTTCGCCGGGCGCAAGATCAACCTCGAGTTCGTCTCGGCCAACCCGACCGGGCCCATTCACCTGGGTGGGACGCGGTGGGCGGCCGTGGGCGACGCACTCGGCCGGGTGCTCGCGGCACGCGGAGCGCAGGTCACCCGCGAGTACTACTTCAACGACCACGGAACCCAGATCGACCGGTTCGCTCGTTCGCTCGAGGCGTCGGCACGCGGGGAGGCCACGCCGGAGGACGGATACGCCGGCGACTACATCGCCGAGATCGCGGCCCACGTCGTCGCGCAGGTGCCCGACGTGCTCGACCAGCCCGACGCGCAGCGGCTGGAGACCTTCCGGTCCATCGGTGTCGACTCGATGTTCGATCACATCAAGACCAGCCTGCACGACTTCGGCACCGACTTCGACGTCTACACCCACGAGAACAAGATGTTCACCTCCGGACTGGTCGAGGAGTGCATCGGCGAGCTCAAGGCCAACGGCAACCTGTACGAGGCCGACGGGGCGTGGTGGCTGCGGTCGAGCAACTTCGGCGACGACAAAGACCGCGTGGTCATCAAGAGTGACGGCGACGCGGCCTACATCGCGGGCGACATCGCCTACTACAAGGACAAACGCAACCGTGGATACGATCTGTGCATCTACATGCTCGGCGCCGACCACCACGGCTACATCAGCCGGTTGAAGGCGGCCGCCGCAGCTCTCGGCGACGATCCGGCCAGCGTCGAGGTGCTCATCGGGCAGATGGTCAACCTGGTGCGCGACGGTAAACCGGTCCGCATGAGCAAGCGCGCGGGCACCGTCATCACCCTCGACGACCTCGTCGACGCGGTAGGTGTCGACGCGGCACGGTATGCCCTGATCCGGTCCTCGGTCGACGTCAACATCGACATCGACCTCGACCTGCTGCGCAAACAATCCAACGACAACCCGGTGTACTACGTGCAGTACGCCCATGCCCGGTTGTCGGCGTTGTCGCGTAACGCGGTCGATCTGGGGCTGACGATGTCGACCGCGCACCTCGACCTGCTCGACGACCCGGCCGAAGGCGAACTCATCCGGACGATCGGCGATTTCGACGAAGTGGTGGACACGGCAGCGGAACTGCGTGAGCCACACCGGATCTGCCGGTACCTGGAGGGGCTCGCCGGTGCGTACCACCGGTTCTATGCCCGATGTCGGGTGCTTCCGCAGGGGGACGAGCCCGCCGGCGACATCCATGCCGCGCGGCTCGCGCTGTGTGATGCGACCCGGCAGGTCATCGCCAACGGTCTCGACCTGGTCGGCGTCAACGCACCGGAGCGGATGTGAACGCGCATCCCGCCGGGCCCCGGCACGCCGACATGCTGGCTGCCCCGCATCTCGCCGAACGCCCCAGCGATCCCGCCGAACTCGCGATGATCCCGGCGAACGTGTGGCCGCGCAATGCCGTGCGGCGGGACTCCGGTGAGGTCGAGATCGCCGGGGTCGGACTCACCGAGCTCGCCGAGACCTACGGCACCCCGCTCTTCGTGGTGGACGAGGCGGACTTCCGGTCACGGTGCGCCGACATGCTTGCGGCGTTCGGCCCGTACGGGCGCGTGCACTACGCGTCGAAGGCGTTCCTGAGTACACAGGTCGCCCGATGGGTGGACGAGGAGGGGCTGTCGCTGGACGTCTGCACCGGCGGCGAGTTGGCCATCGCCCGGCACGTGGGCTTCCCGCCGGAGCGGATCGCGCTGCACGGCAACAACAAGAGCGTCGACGAACTCGCCATGGCCCTCGACATGGGTGTCGGACACATCGTCCTCGACTCCATGATCGAGATCGAGCGCCTCGACGAACTCGCCGGTGCGCGCGGGGTGGTCGCCGACGTCCTGGTCCGGGTCACCGTGGGGGTGGAGGCACACACCCACGAGTTCATCTCGACGGCGCACGACGACCAGAAGTTCGGGTTCGCCCTGGCCGGAGGTGTGGCGATGGACGCCGTGCGCCGGGTTTTCGCGACCGACAATCTGCGCCTGGTCGGTCTGCACAGTCACATCGGCTCGCAGATCTTCGACATGGACGGGTTCGAGGTCGCCGCCCACCGCGTGCTGGGTCTGCTCAAAGAGATCGTGGCCGAATTCGGCGTCGACAAGACCGCGCAGCTCTCCGTGGTGGATCTTGGTGGGGGGCTGGGTATCTCGTATCTACCGGAGGATGATCCACTACCGATCGGCGACGTCGCGGAGACCCTCGCGGACATCGTGCGGCGCGAATCGGCCGCCGTCGGCCTCCCGATGCCGACCCTCGCGGTGGAACCGGGACGGGCGGTCGCCGGGCCCGGAACGGTCACCCTGTACCGGGTGGGGACGGTCAAGGTCGTGACCGTCGGCAAGAACCTCACCCGGCGATACGTATCCGTCGACGGCGGGATGAGCGACAACATCCGCACCGGTCTGTATCAGGCCGAATACGACATCCGCCTGGTATCACGGGTGTCGCAGACGCCGGCGGTGGTCAGCCGGGTGGTCGGCAAACACTGCGAGAGCGGCGATATCGTGATCAAGGACTGCTGGCTACCGGGCGATGTCGGCCCGGGTGACCTCGTCGCGGTCGCCGCGACCGGCGCATACTGCTATTCGATGTCGAGCCGCTACAACATGGTGCTTCGACCGGCGGTGGCCGCCGTGCGCGCCGGCTCGGCACGCATGATGCTGCGCCGCGAGACCATTGACGATTTCCTCGCCCTGGAGGTGACCGAATGAACCCGACCCCGAATCGCACCATCGGCGTGGCCGTGCTCGGCATGGGCAACGTGGGGGCCGAGGTGGTCCGCATCATCTCCGACAGCGCCGACGACCTGCGCTCACGGGTCGGCGCGCCGCTGGAGTTGCGTGGTGTGGCGGTGCGCGACCTGGCCAAACCCCGCAAGATCGCCCAAGAACTGCTGACCGACGACCCCGAAGCGCTCGTCGCCCGCGACGACGTGGACATCGTCGTGGAACTCATGGGCGGGATCGACCCGGCGCGCGGACTCATCCGCACGGCGCTCGAGCACGGCAAGTCGGTGGTCACCGCCAACAAGGCGCTGCTGGCCGAGTACACCGGCGAACTCGCCACCGCGGCAGCCGATGCCAAGGTGGATCTGTACTTCGAGGCCGCCGTCGCCGGTGCCATCCCGGTGGTGCGTCCCCTGATGCAGTCACTGGCGGGTGACACCGTCGAGCGGGTTGCCGGAATCGTCAACGGCACCACCAACTTCATCCTCAGTGCCATGGACGAGACGGGCGCCGACTACGCGGAGACGCTGGCCGAGGCCGGACGGCTCGGGTACGCCGAGGCGGACCCGACGGCGGATGTGGAGGGCTACGACGCCGCCGCCAAGGCCGCGATCCTCGCGTCGATCGCCTTCCATACCCGCGTCACCGCGGCCGACGTGCACCGCGAGGGCATCACGGCGGTGACACCCGCCGACCTGGCGGCGGCCAAGAAGTTCGATTGCACTGTCAAGCTGTTGTCGATCTGTGAGCGCGTGCACGACGCGGACGGGCGGCAACGGATCTCGGCGCGTGTCTATCCGGCACTGATTCCACTGAGCCACCCGCTGGCCTCGGTGAACGGCGCCTTCAACGCCGTCGTCGTGGAAGCCGACAATGCCGGCCGTCTGATGTTCTACGGGCAGGGGGCCGGTGGCTCGCCCACCGCGTCGGCCGTGCTGGGCGACACGGTGATGGCGGCGCGCAACAAGGTGCACGGTGGCCGGGGGCCGCTGGAGTCGACCTACGCATCGCTACCCATCGCGCCGATCGACGATGTGCCGACCCGCTACTACATCTCGATGAAGGTGGCCGATCGCGCCGGCGTGCTCGCGCAGGTCGCCGGTGAGTTCACCAAGCGCTCCGTCTCGATCGCCGCGGTCCGGCAGGAGGGTGCGGGCGACGATGCACGGCTGATCCTGGTGACCCACCGCGCACCTGATCGCGCGCAGTCGGAATGCGTTGCCGCACTGGAAGACATGGATGCAGTGATCAAGGTGTCGAGCGTCCTGCGATTGGAAGGAACCGATGACTGACCTGACCCCGGTGCACCGGCAGTGGCCCGGACTGATCGAGGCCTATCGTGACCGGCTGCCGGTCGGTGACGACTGGCGGGTCGTCACCCTGTTGGAGGGCGGAACCCCGCTCATCGCCGCGCCGCATCTGTCGGAGATCACCGACTGTGAGGTGTATCTGAAGGTCGAGGGGCTCAACCCGACCGGATCGTTCAAGGACCGCGGTATGACGATGGCCGTCAGCACCGCGGTGAACAACGGCAAGACGGCAGTGCTGTGTGCGTCGACCGGCAACACGTCGGCGTCGGCCGCGGCATATGCCACCCGGGCCGGCATCACCTGCGCGGTGCTGATCCCGGAGGGCAAGATCGCCATGGGCAAGCTCGCCCAGGCCGTCATGCACGGTGCGAAGATCATCCAGGTCCAGGGAAACTTCGACGACTGCCTGGAACTGGCCCGCAAGGCGACAGCGGAGTTCGGTGAGATCGAACTGGTCAACTCGGTCAACCCGTCCCGTATCGAGGGCCAGAAGACCGCGGCGTTCGAGATCGTCGACGTGCTCGGTCGCGCTCCCGATGTCCATGCGCTACCGGTGGGCAACGCGGGCAACATCACCGCCTACTGGAAGGGCTACACCGAGTATCACCGTGATGGGGTGAGTTCGACGCTGCCGCGCATGCTGGGCGTACAGGCGGCCGGCGCCGCACCGCTGGTCAACGGCGCGCCCGTCAAGGAACCCGAGACCATCGCGACCGCCATCCGGATCGGGTCTCCGGCGAGCTGGAATCAGGCGGTCGCCGCCAAGGACGAGTCGTCCGGGCAGTTCCGCGCCGCCACCGACGAGAAGCTGCTCGAGGCCTATCGCCTCATCGCGGGGCGCGAGGGCGTCTTCGTCGAACCGGCATCGGCGGCCGGCGTCGCCGGACTGCTCGCCGCGCGCGCCGACGGCTGGGTGGCCGCAGGCTCGACGGTGGTGTGCACGGTCACCGGTAACGGACTCAAGGATCCGGACACCGCGTTGGCGGGTATGCCGGAGGTGGAGGCGATCCCGGTGGATCCGGTGGCGGTGGCCGATGCGCTCGGCGTCCGCTGAGCTCGCGGGTCTGAGTACCACGATGACCGATGAGATGGCCGTCAGCGACACGAGAGTTGTGATCCCCGAAGGGGTTTCGGTTCGTGTCCGGGTTCCGGCGTCGAGCGCCAACCTGGGGCCCGGATTCGACTGCCTCGGGGTGGCCCTCGGGATCTACGACGAACTGCTGGTGGAGACCACCGCGTCGGGAGTCGAGGTCGAGGTGATCGGGGAGGCCGCCGACGAGGTCCCACGCGATGCGTCACATCTGGTGGCCCGGGCCATCTTCCGCGGTCTCGATGCGGCCGGTGCCGTGACCGGCGGCCTGAGACTCCGGTGCGTCAACGCCATTCCACACTCGCGCGGGCTGGGTTCGTCGGCGGCGGCGGCCGTCTCCGGGCTGGCCGCTGCGTCGGGTCTGCTGGAAGGCGCCGGTGTGCGCGACGCCTTCGACGCCGACGAGATGGTGCAGTTGTCATCGGAATTCGAAGGGCACCCGGACAACGCGGCCGCGAGCGTGCTGGGCTCTGCGGTGGTGACCTGGATCGAGGACGGACCCCAGGGGAATCGCTACCGTGCACGACGACTGGTGGTTCACCCGGACATCACCGCCACCGTGTTCGTCCCCGACACCGAGTCGTCGACGTCGGTCACCCGCGGGTTGCTGCCGGAATCGGTGCCTCGGCGCGACGCGGTCTTCAACGTGAGCCGGTCGGCGCTCGCAGTCGTGGCGCTGACCGCCGATCCCACGGCGCTGTTCGCTGCCACCGAGGATCGCCTGCACCAGGGCTACCGGGCCGACGCGATGGCGCCCACCGCCGGCCTCGTGTCCGAACTGCGGTCACGGGGGCTGGCCGCGACGGTATCCGGCGCCGGACCCACGGTCCTGGTGCTGTCGGCCGGTCCGGTACCCGCCGACGCACGTGACATCGCTCTTGCCTCCGGCTATGTCCCGTCGACGGTGGCCATCGCCGGGGGAGTCGAGATCACGCGGCCCTCGCGCTGACCGGGCCAGCAGTGGGGCCGCACTGGACGACGCCGCAGCCGCGCCGGACCGGGTGGTGGTACCCGGTCTCGGGAAGAAATGGAGTTGCGGGCGTGTTGCCCGTATTATCTGGACGAGCTACCATAAACTGGTCTAGCCGCGCAGGCTTGTCTTGCCGTGCTCCTCTCCGATCTACGATCCAGGCTGCTGGCCCGGTGCCGGTCGCACGATCTTCCGTCAGGAGTCGCCGAGCACGTCCATCGGACACACCGGAGCGGACCACATTTCTTCTGACCGTCCTCTGAGGAGATTCCCAGAGACATCTCTGACGGGGACGAAGCCCGCCGCACGCGGCGGGGTGACAAAGGAACCCCGATCGGCCCAGCTCTGCTCGGGGGAACGAAAGGACATCCGTGACGGATACGGACCTGATCACCGCACCAGCTACGAGCAGCGACGATTCCTCGCCCGCGGTGAGTTCGGCCACACGTGGCTCCTCGACCCGCGCCCGTACGGGGCTGTCCGGGATGGTGCTCACGGAGCTGCGGGCGCTCGCCGGCGAGCTCGGCATCAAGGGCACCTCCGGCATGCGCAAGGGTGATTTGATCGCCGCCATCAAGGAACGTCAGGCCGGTTCCGGACCCGCCCCGAAGGACGACGCGGGGCAGATGAGTCTGTCCGAGGCGGAATCCGCCCCGGCCAAGGGCAAAGGTCGCCGTCCGAAGGCCGAGACGTCGGCCGAGGGCGGTGCCGAGCAGTCGTCCGCGCCCGCGACCGCGACCGCGACCTCGGGCGCCGAGAACGTACAGGTCGGCGAGGGGGACGAGGCCGGGGCTCGTGGGCGTCGGCGAGCTCGCGGTGCGGCCGGCGAATCGGGCGAGTCCGGTTCCTCGGCGCCGGCAAGTGCGGACAGCGGTGAGGTCGCGACCACATCCACCGAGGCCGACGCGACGAGGACCAAGGGTTCCGACACCGCGGCCACGAAGGGTTCGGACGAATCCGGCGACGGTACCGACCAGCGCAACCGCGGCCGCAATCGCAACCAGAACGGCCAGGGCCGCAACCAGAACCGCGACGGTCAGGGTGGCCGGGACAACCAGCGCGGTGACAACCAACGCGGCGACAACCAGCGTGACAACCGGGACGGCCAGGGCAACCAAGGCGGTCAGAACAACCGTGACCAGCGCAACCAGCGCGACGATGACGGCGACGGTGACGGCGGCGGCCGCGGTCGGCGGGGACGCCGGTTCCGCGAGCGCCGTCGGGGCCGCGACCGCGATTCGTCCGGTGGGGGAGAACCGCAGGTCTCCGAGGACGATGTCCTGCAGCCCGTCGCCGGCATCCTCGATGTGCTCGACAACTACGCCTTCGTGCGTACGTCGGGTTACCTCGCCGGGCCGAACGACGTCTATGTCTCGATGAACATGGTCCGCAAGAACGGGCTGCGCCGCGGCGACGCCATCACCGGTGCGGTCAAGGTCCCGCGCGAGGGTGAGCAGCCCAATCAGCGGCAGAAGTTCAATCCGCTCGTGCGGCTGGACTCGGTCAACGGCACCGATGTCGACACCGCCAAGAAACGCCCCGAATTCGGCAAGCTGACCCCGCTGTATCCCAACCAGCGACTTCGCCTGGAAACCTCGCCCGAGCGGCTCGACACCCGGGTCATCGACCTGATCATGCCGATCGGCAAGGGTCAGCGTGCCCTGATCGTCTCGCCGCCGAAGGCGGGTAAGACCACCATCCTGCAGGATGTCGCGAACGCGATCACCATCAACAACCCGGAATGCCACCTGATGGTGGTGCTCGTCGACGAGCGTCCGGAAGAGGTCACCGACATGCAGCGGTCGGTGAAGGGTGAGGTCATCGCGTCGACGTTCGACCGTCCGCCGTCAGACCACACCTCGGTCGCCGAACTCGCGATCGAGCGTGCGAAGCGACTGGTGGAGAACGGCAAAGACGTGGTGGTGCTGCTCGACTCGATCACCCGACTGGGTCGTGCGTACAACAACGCGTCCCCGGCTTCCGGCCGGATCCTCTCCGGCGGTGTCGATTCCACTGCGCTCTACCCGCCGAAGCGCTTCCTCGGCGCGGCGCGCAACATCGAGCACGGTGGTTCGCTCACCATCATCGCGACCGCGATGGTCGAGACCGGATCGACCGGTGACACCGTCATCTTCGAGGAGTTCAAGGGCACCGGCAACGCCGAGTTGAAGCTCGACCGCAAGATCGCCGAACGCCGGGTGTTCCCCGCGGTCGACGTCAACCCGTCGGGCACCCGCAAGGACGAGCTGCTGCTGTCGCCGGAGGAATTCCAGATCGTGCACAAGCTGCGCCGGGTGCTGTCCGGTCTGGACTCCCAGCAGGCCATCGACCTGCTGATCAGCCAACTCAAGAAGACCAAGTCGAATGTCGAGTTCCTGATGCAGGTGCAGAAGACCGCACCGGGAGCGATGAACGACGACTAGTCGCCCTGACTCGAACTGTCATGCGACGACGCGCGGGGAGGGGAATGAACCCGGCGGTGCCGACGTTGATGCGATGGTCCGCGGGAGGTCTGCGCGTCCGGCGCGGATTTCGGTGGTAGGGCCTCCGCGTGGCATACTGATCGGTCGAGTCCGGTTCCGGTTCACACCGTCGATCCCCGACGGTGACCCGGCGACCACAGAAAGGGACAACCAGAATGAAGCAGGGAATTCACCCCGAGTACGCGACGACCACGGTCGTCTGCGGTTGCGGCAACACCTTCGAGACCCGCAGTACCGCCGACAACGGACGGATCAACGTCGAGGTCTGCTCGCAGTGCCACCCGTTCTACACCGGTAAGCAGAAGATCCTCGACACCGGCGGCCGCGTGGCCCGGTTCGAGAAGCGCTACGGCAAGCGGTCCAAGAGCGCCGACGCCAAGTAGCCGGACCGACGACGCCCACCGCGCGCGTGCGATGCACGCCCGGGTGGGCGTCGTTGTCATTTCGGCGTCCGGCCCGCAGTATCGGAACTTTCATCGCTGGATCCTTCAGCGTTTCATCTCAGGGAGAAGTGAGGTCCCGTGACCACGCAGAGTCCGTCGGCGATCGACGACATCCTCGCCGAGCATGCGGGCCTGGAGGCGCAACTCGCTGACCCGTCATTGCACGACGATCCCACCGCCGCGCGCCGCGTCGGCAAACGGTTCGCCGAACTCGCGCCGATCATGGCGACCTACCGCCGGCTCGAGGCGGCCCGCGACGACCTCGCCGCCGCCCGTGAGCTCGCCGCCGACGACGCCTCCTTCGCCGAGGAACTCCCCGCACTCGAGCACAGTGTGGCCGAATTGGACGCCACGCTGACCGACCTGCTCGCCCCACGCGACCCGCACGACAGCGACGACGTGGTCCTCGAGATCAAGTCCGGCGCCGGTGGTGAGGAATCGGCATTGTTCGCCTCCGACCTCGCCCGGATGTACCTCAAGTACTGCGAGCGACGCGGATACAAGGCGCAGGTGCTCGGTGTCACCGAGAGCGATCTGGGTGGCTACAAAGAGGCGACGATCTCGATCAAGGCGAAGGAACAACTGCGCGACGGGGTCTGGTCCCGACTGAAATTCGAGGGCGGCGTGCACCGCGTTCAGCGGGTGCCGGTCACCGAGTCGCAGGGTCGTATCCACACCTCTGCGGCCGGGGTGCTGATCTATCCCGAACCCGAAGAGGTCGAACGGGTCCAGATCGACGAGAACGATCTGCGCGTCGACGTCTACCGGTCCTCGGGCAAGGGCGGTCAGGGGGTCAACACCACCGACTCCGCGGTCCGGCTCACCCATCTGCCGACCGGCATCGTGGTGACCTGCCAGAATGAGCGGTCCCAGCTGCAGAACAAAGCGCGTGCGATGCGGGTGCTCGCCGCGCGGCTGCAACTCGCCGCCGAAGAGGAGGCGGACGCGGCCGCAGCGGAGGGCCGTGCCGCCCAGATTCGCACCGTGGACCGCTCCGAGCGCATCCGCACCTACAACTTCCCGGAGAATCGCATCTCCGATCACCGCATCGGTTACAAGGCCAACAATCTCGACGCCGTACTCGCCGGGGACATGGACGCGTTGCTCGACGCCCTGATCGCCGCCGACCGTCAGGCACGACTCGAAGCCGAGTGACCCGATGAATCACTCGGCCGGCGGCTCGGCCCCCGGCCACCGGGTGGATGTCGAGATCCGTTGGGCGGCAAATCATCTGTCTGCGGCCGGAGTGGAGAGTCCGCGCGTCGACGCCGAATGGCTGTTGGCAGACGCACTGGGCGTCGATCGCGGTCGACTGCTGCTCGTCGACGCCGTGCCCGACGACGTCCGCGCCCGCTTTCGCCGGGCCGTCGCGCAGCGGGCTGAGCGAATCCCGTTGCAGCACATCACCGGAACCGCGGCCTTCGGTCCCGCCGAATTGGCCGTGGGGCCGGGTGTCTTCACGCCTCGGCCCGAGACCGAGTTCTTGGCGCAGTGGGCGGTCGCCGCGCTCTCGGGCGGTTCAGTGACCCACGTCGTCGATCTGTGCAGCGGCAGTGGTGCGCTGGCAATCGCGGTGGCGTTGCTGGTTCCGAGTGTGCGGGTGACCGCGGTGGAGCGCTCCCCGCAGGCGGTGGAGTGGTTGAGCCGCAACGTCGATGAGGCCGGAGCCGACGTCGCCGGGCGGGTGTCGGTGGTCCGCGCCGACGTCACCGACGCCGAGCTGATGCGTGAGCTCATCGTCCCGGCAACCGTCGACGTGGTGGTGGCCAATCCGCCCTACGTCCCCGAGGGCAGCACGATCTCGCCGGAGGTCACCCACGATCCGCACGACGCGGTCTTCGGTGGTGCCGACGGGATGGCGGTGATCGTTCCGATGCTGCCGGTCATCGCCGAGATGTTGCGGCCCGGTGGACTGGTCGGGATCGAGCACGACGAGACGACCTCGGTGTCGGTGCTGACCGCGATGGCGTCGACCGGGCAGTTCGTCGACGTGCGGGCGCACGACGACCTCACCGGTCGACCGCGCTTCGCCACGGCACGGCGGGCCGACGGCCGGGCCTGTGACACCCGTGGGAAGATGGCCGGGTGAGCACGGTATTCGATTGCGGTGAACCGGACACCAGGGCGGCAGGTATCCGCGCGGCCGTCGGCGCGGCGAAGGCCGGTCGCCTGGTGGTGTTGCCGACGGACACCCTCTACGGGATCGGCTGCGACGCGTTCGACTCGGAGGCGGTTGCCTCGCTCCTGGCGGCCAAGGGCCGCGGTCGGGACATGCCGGTGCCGGTCCTCGTCGGCTCGTGGCACACGATCGACGGTCTGGTGTTGTCGGTGTCCACCGCGGCACGTGACCTCGTGGAGGCGTTCTGGCCGGGCGGTCTGAGTCTCGTGGTGGCGCAGGCGCCGTCGCTGGCCTGGGACTTGGGGGACACCGACGGCACGGTGATGCTGCGGATGCCACTGCACCCGGTCGCGATCGAACTGCTCCGCGAGGTCGGCCCCATGGCCGTGTCGAGTGCCAACGTCTCCGGCCGGTCGCCGGCGACCACGGTGGACGAGGCACGCGAACAGCTCGGCGAGTCCGTCTCGATCTACCTCGACGGTGGGCCGGCGGCTGCGGCACAGGCATCCACCATTGTCGACCTGTCCGGCAGCACGCCACGGATCCTGCGGGAAGGTGCAGTGTCCACCGAGGCGATCGCCGAGGTACTCGACCTCGACGCCGATGCGCTGACCGCCCACTGACACGATGCCGGGCCCGTTGTCCGATCCGCAGGTCGCGGATCTGCTCGACCGTGAGACTCGCCGTCGGGACACCACCCTGCAACTGCTCGCGAGCGAGACGCCGGCGAGCGCGGCGGTGCGGGCCACACTCACCTCCGACCTCGGCACCAAATACGCCGAGGGCTATCCGGGAGCCCGCTATCACGGTGGGTGCGAGGTCGCCGACGAGGTGGAGAACCTCGCGATCGGGCGTGCGGCGGAACTCTTCGGGGCCGACTACGTCAACGTGCAACCGCTGTCCGGCAGTGTCGCCGGACTGGCCGTGTACGCGGCCTTCGCTCAGCCGGGCGATCCGATCCTGGCGCTCGGGCTGCGCCACGGCGGCCACCAGACCCACGGGTCGCGGGCCAACTTCTCCGGTCGCTGGTTCGCGCCCATCCACTATGGGGTACGACGCTCCGACGAGCGGGTCGACTACGCGGAACTGCGTGACCTCGCGCTGCTCCACCGGCCGCGGATCATCGTCGTCGGTGGCGCCGCCTACGCACGGTCGTTCGACTTCGCCGCGTTGCGCACCATCGCCGACGAGGCCGAGGCGATCCTCTGGGTCGACGCCGCCCACCTGGCCGGTCTGGTCGCCGGCGGCGTCATCGACTCCCCGGTCCCGCATGCCGATGTCGTGACGCTGGCGACGCACAAGGTGCTGCAGGGTCCGCGCGGGGGCATGATCCTCGCCCGAGCCGAGCATCGCGCCGTCTTGCAGAAGGCGGTGCACCCGTTCGTCCAGGGCGGGCCCTCGATGCATTCGATCGCGGCGAAGGCGGTGTGCATGCGTGAGGCCCGGACTGCCGCATTCGCCGCATATGCGTCGGACGCGGTCGCGGCCGCACAGCGACTCGGCGCCGAGTTGGCCGGCCACGGTCTGCGCATCGTCAGCGGTGACACCGATCTGCACTTCGCCGTCGTCGACGTGTCCGGGCTCGGTATGTCCGGGGCGCAGGCCCAACGTCGACTCGACTCGGCGGGGATCGTGGT containing:
- the argS gene encoding arginine--tRNA ligase, coding for MTPADLAALLRTVTMTVVRDHGLDDTVVPETVVVERPRHADHGDYATNIALRIGKKLGVAPRDLADWLADAFAATDGIAKAEVAGPGFVNIWLAAAAQNSVVATVLERAADYGRGDDFAGRKINLEFVSANPTGPIHLGGTRWAAVGDALGRVLAARGAQVTREYYFNDHGTQIDRFARSLEASARGEATPEDGYAGDYIAEIAAHVVAQVPDVLDQPDAQRLETFRSIGVDSMFDHIKTSLHDFGTDFDVYTHENKMFTSGLVEECIGELKANGNLYEADGAWWLRSSNFGDDKDRVVIKSDGDAAYIAGDIAYYKDKRNRGYDLCIYMLGADHHGYISRLKAAAAALGDDPASVEVLIGQMVNLVRDGKPVRMSKRAGTVITLDDLVDAVGVDAARYALIRSSVDVNIDIDLDLLRKQSNDNPVYYVQYAHARLSALSRNAVDLGLTMSTAHLDLLDDPAEGELIRTIGDFDEVVDTAAELREPHRICRYLEGLAGAYHRFYARCRVLPQGDEPAGDIHAARLALCDATRQVIANGLDLVGVNAPERM
- the lysA gene encoding diaminopimelate decarboxylase → MNAHPAGPRHADMLAAPHLAERPSDPAELAMIPANVWPRNAVRRDSGEVEIAGVGLTELAETYGTPLFVVDEADFRSRCADMLAAFGPYGRVHYASKAFLSTQVARWVDEEGLSLDVCTGGELAIARHVGFPPERIALHGNNKSVDELAMALDMGVGHIVLDSMIEIERLDELAGARGVVADVLVRVTVGVEAHTHEFISTAHDDQKFGFALAGGVAMDAVRRVFATDNLRLVGLHSHIGSQIFDMDGFEVAAHRVLGLLKEIVAEFGVDKTAQLSVVDLGGGLGISYLPEDDPLPIGDVAETLADIVRRESAAVGLPMPTLAVEPGRAVAGPGTVTLYRVGTVKVVTVGKNLTRRYVSVDGGMSDNIRTGLYQAEYDIRLVSRVSQTPAVVSRVVGKHCESGDIVIKDCWLPGDVGPGDLVAVAATGAYCYSMSSRYNMVLRPAVAAVRAGSARMMLRRETIDDFLALEVTE
- a CDS encoding homoserine dehydrogenase, giving the protein MNPTPNRTIGVAVLGMGNVGAEVVRIISDSADDLRSRVGAPLELRGVAVRDLAKPRKIAQELLTDDPEALVARDDVDIVVELMGGIDPARGLIRTALEHGKSVVTANKALLAEYTGELATAAADAKVDLYFEAAVAGAIPVVRPLMQSLAGDTVERVAGIVNGTTNFILSAMDETGADYAETLAEAGRLGYAEADPTADVEGYDAAAKAAILASIAFHTRVTAADVHREGITAVTPADLAAAKKFDCTVKLLSICERVHDADGRQRISARVYPALIPLSHPLASVNGAFNAVVVEADNAGRLMFYGQGAGGSPTASAVLGDTVMAARNKVHGGRGPLESTYASLPIAPIDDVPTRYYISMKVADRAGVLAQVAGEFTKRSVSIAAVRQEGAGDDARLILVTHRAPDRAQSECVAALEDMDAVIKVSSVLRLEGTDD
- the thrC gene encoding threonine synthase, which gives rise to MTDLTPVHRQWPGLIEAYRDRLPVGDDWRVVTLLEGGTPLIAAPHLSEITDCEVYLKVEGLNPTGSFKDRGMTMAVSTAVNNGKTAVLCASTGNTSASAAAYATRAGITCAVLIPEGKIAMGKLAQAVMHGAKIIQVQGNFDDCLELARKATAEFGEIELVNSVNPSRIEGQKTAAFEIVDVLGRAPDVHALPVGNAGNITAYWKGYTEYHRDGVSSTLPRMLGVQAAGAAPLVNGAPVKEPETIATAIRIGSPASWNQAVAAKDESSGQFRAATDEKLLEAYRLIAGREGVFVEPASAAGVAGLLAARADGWVAAGSTVVCTVTGNGLKDPDTALAGMPEVEAIPVDPVAVADALGVR
- the thrB gene encoding homoserine kinase, with amino-acid sequence MTDEMAVSDTRVVIPEGVSVRVRVPASSANLGPGFDCLGVALGIYDELLVETTASGVEVEVIGEAADEVPRDASHLVARAIFRGLDAAGAVTGGLRLRCVNAIPHSRGLGSSAAAAVSGLAAASGLLEGAGVRDAFDADEMVQLSSEFEGHPDNAAASVLGSAVVTWIEDGPQGNRYRARRLVVHPDITATVFVPDTESSTSVTRGLLPESVPRRDAVFNVSRSALAVVALTADPTALFAATEDRLHQGYRADAMAPTAGLVSELRSRGLAATVSGAGPTVLVLSAGPVPADARDIALASGYVPSTVAIAGGVEITRPSR